A portion of the Lolium rigidum isolate FL_2022 chromosome 1, APGP_CSIRO_Lrig_0.1, whole genome shotgun sequence genome contains these proteins:
- the LOC124697122 gene encoding CDPK-related kinase 3, translating into MGQCYGKGASSRAAEDDFGVLADRHSPPPANGVAPTPPPHHPAPATAPSGTTTPRRRKSGSTTPVHQTPGGGGGGAAWPSPYPAGGASPLPAGVSPSPARSTPRRFFKRPFPPPSPAKHIKATLAKRLGGGGKPKEGTIPEEGPGAATGAAVADGAAEAERPLDKTFGFGKNFGAKYELGKEVGRGHFGHTCSAVVKKGEFKGQTVAVKIISKAKMTTAISIEDVRREVKILKALSGHNNLVKFYDSCEDALNVYIVMELCEGGELLDRILARGGRYTEEDAKAIVVQILSVVAFCHLQGVVHRDLKPENFLFTTRDENAPMKLIDFGLSDFIRPDERLNDIVGSAYYVAPEVLHRSYSMEADIWSIGVITYILLCGSRPFWARTESGIFRSVLRADPNLDDSPWPSVSAEAKDFVKRFLNKDYRKRMTAVQALTHPWLRDDQRQIPLDILIYRLIKQYLRATPLKRLALKALSKALKDDELLYLRLQFKLLEPRDGVVTLDNFRTALTRYLTDAMKESRILEFLHALEPLAYRSMDFEEFCAAAISPYQLEALDRWEDIAGTSFQHFEQEGNRVISVEELAQELNLAPTHYSIVQDWIRKTDGKLNFLGFTKFLHGVTIRGANPRRH; encoded by the exons atggggcaGTGCTACGGCAAGggcgcctcctcccgcgccgcgGAGGACGACTTCGGAGTCCTCGCCGACAGGCACTCCCCGCCGCCCGCCAACGGCGTCGCGCCCACCCCACCTCCCCACCACCCCGCCCCCGCCACCGCGCCCTCCGGGACCACCACCCCGCGCCGCCGCAAGTCCGGATCGACCACGCCGGTGCACCAGACGCCCggaggcgggggcgggggcgcggCCTGGCCCAGCCCGTACCCGGCGGGCGGGGCGAGCCCGCTGCCGGCGGGGGTCTCGCCCTCGCCCGCCCGCTCCACGCCGCGCCGCTTCTTCAAGCGCCCCTTCCCGCCGCCCTCCCCCGCCAAGCACATCAAGGCCACGCTCGCCAAGCGCCTCGGCGGCGGGGGCAAGCCCAAGGAGGGGACCATTCCGGAGGAGGGGCCCGGAGCTGCTACCGGAGCAGCTGTTGCGGATGGGGCCGCCGAGGCGGAGAGGCCGCTCGACAAGACGTTTGGCTTCGGGAAGAACTTCGGGGCGAAATACGAGCTCGGGAAGGAGGTGGGGAGGGGCCATTTCGGGCACACTTGCTCCGCCGTTGTCAAGAAGGGCGAGTTCAAGGGGCAGACCGTCGCCGTCAAGATCATCTCTAAAGCTAAG ATGACAACAGCCATATCCATTGAAGATGTTCGTCGGGAAGTGAAGATTTTGAAAGCACTATCAGGGCACAACAATCTAGTCAAATTCTATGATTCCTGTGAGGATGCCCTTAATGTCTACATTGTCATGGA ATTGTGTGAGGGTGGAGAGTTGCTAGACAGAATATTAGCCAG AGGTGGGAGGTACACAGAAGAAGATGCTAAAGCGATTGTTGTACAGATTTTGAGCGTAGTGGCCTTCTGTCATCTTCAGGGAGTAGTGCATCGTGATCTGAAGCCAGAG AATTTCCTTTTCACAACAAGAGATGAAAATGCTCCTATGAAGTTGATTGATTTTGGTCTCTCTGATTTCATTAGACCAG ATGAAAGACTTAATGATATTGTTGGAAGTGCATATTACGTTGCCCCAGAGGTTCTACACAGATCATACAGTATGGAAGCAGACATTTGGAGTATAGGTGTCATAACGTATATTTTGCTCTGTGGTAGTCGGCCATTTTGGGCACGGACGGAATCAGGAATCTTCCGATCTGTATTGAGAGCTGATCCCAACCTTGATGATTCTCCATGGCCATCAGTGTCAGCTGAAGCTAAGGATTTTGTGAAAAGATTTCTGAACAAGGATTACCGCAAAAGAATGACTGCTGTCCAAGCATTGA CCCACCCTTGGTTGCGGGATGATCAAAGGCAGATTCCGCTGGACATTCTTATCTACAGATTAATTAAGCAATACCTTCGTGCCACACCTCTTAAACGCTTAGCGCTAAAG GCATTATCTAAAGCTTTAAAGGATGATGAACTCTTGTATCTCAGGCTACAGTTTAAGCTGCTTGAGCCTAGAGATGGAGTCGTGACACTTGACAACTTTCGAACG GCTCTAACGCGGTATTTGACTGATGCGATGAAGGAATCAAGAATTCTTGAGTTTTTGCATGCG TTGGAACCACTTGCATACAGAAGTATGGACTTCGAAGAGTTCTGTGCTGCAGCTATCAGCCCTTACCAGCTTGAGGCTCTGGACAGGTGGGAGGATATTGCTGGAACATCTTTCCAGCACTTTGAACAGGAGGGGAACCGAGTCATATCAGTTGAGGAGTTGGCACAG GAACTAAATCTTGCTCCAACACACTATTCCATCGTGCAAGATTGGATCAGGAAAACTGATGGCAAGCTTAACTTTCTCGGGTTCACCAAATTTTTGCATGGTGTTACGATACGGGGTGCAAACCCAAGACGGCATTAA